The DNA window CATCAGGAACGCGAGGCTGTCTGTGTCGTATCCGGCAGAGCCGCGTTTCGCGGGGCGGGACTCTGATGACTCGGGTTCGTCGGGGAGCTGGGGGAGCTCGGGGTCGGTCCCTCCGCGTGGGTCCGCGACAGCCTCACCCGTGCCGGGATCCAGTTCAGCGGGCTCAGCCTCGGTCGGTTCCGCCTCGGCCGGCTCAGTGTCAGCGGGCTCAGTGACAGGCGGCACAGTGCCGGCGGGCTCCCTCCTGGCCCGCAGTGGCTCAGGCGGCGCGGTGGGCTCTGCGGGCGCGGTGAGTGCGGCGGAGCCAGCGGGCTGCGGCGACGATGGTGCATCCGACGAGGATAAGTGAACTATCGGGTCGAGTTGATCATTGGGAGTGAGCGACCAGCTGAACGGCGCGCTGTCGCTGGCGCTGTTGCTGGCACCGTCTTGAGCGATGTCGTCGACACTCGCGGTCGAACCATCAGTCGAACCATCAGTCGCGCCGTCATTCCCGCTGTCAGCGACGGCGGGCTCGACCGGTACGCCGGACGATCGCCTCAGCCAGGGCCGTTCAACATCGGGGCGCGGCTTGAAAAGCGCCGGCTGGGGCGCCGCCGGCAGCTCTGACGTTGCGGATTCTGGTGCGGCGGATTCTGGTGTTGCGGGTACTTCAGGTCGTGATGTCGCAGGCGCTGGAGTTGCGGCCCCGTCCACCTGCGCCGGCTCGACAATTGGTTCGGCACGGGGCTCGACGATGTGCTTGGCACTGGGTTCGGCACCGGACCCGACCAGCGCCTGGAATGAACTCCGGCGACGCGGAGCGGGCTCCGGCGACGAGTCGTCGCCATCGGAATCGGCGGCGTCACCGGCATCCGCATGACGGGAATCGGCGAGGCCATCATCATCCACGGCGGCGGCACGAGCGCCAACGGGCGCCCCTGCGTCACGGCCCTGGCTGTCATCACCCGCACCCGCAGCGGGTGCCGGTTCCGGTGCACTGCTCCGCCACCACGGCGTCAACTCAACCGCGGGTTCCTCGGTCTGGTCATCGTCCGTGGACTGATCGTCGGAGCGATCGCCCGAGCCGTCGGCAGGATCGGAACCGCGGCGTCGTCGCCGGCGGAATGACGACTCGTCGTCGACCACTATTCGAGACCCAGGTCAGCGAGCCCAATCGCGGCGAAGTAGGGGTAACCCGCCGCTTCGATCACTTCACGTGCTCCCGTGTTGCGGTCGACAACCACGGCAACGCCGGCGATCTCGGCCCCAACTTTCTTGAGCGCTTCGATCGCGGCGAGGGGCGAACCGCCAGTGGTCGAGGTGTCCTCGAGCACAATTACTCTCTTGCCCTCGAGGTCAGGCCCTTCGACCTGCTTGCCTCGCCCGTGATCCTTGGGCTCCTTACGAACCACGAATGCGTCATACGCCAGTCCGCGCGCGGCACCCTGGTGCAAGACAGCCGCGGCGACCGGGTCAGCACCCATCGTCATTCCACCGACAGCGACCACGTCGGGAACCTCGGCGATCAGGTCGATCATGACCTGGCCGATCAGCGGCGCGACCCGGTGGTCAAGGCTGACCTTTCGAAGGTCGACGTAGTAGCTCGCCTTCTTACCGCTCGTGAGGGTGAAGTCCCCGTGGAACACGGCCTCGGCCGAAATGTACTTGATGAGTTGCTCGCGTGCGTCGGTCACGCGCCAAGTTTAGCGATGCGGTGTTCCGCTGCCGCGATGGGCACGCCAGACGCAACAGTGCCGGCTCGCTTAACAGAAAAACGCGCCGCCCCGGAGATCGACCGCATCTGGCGCTGCGGGATTCGCCCGGGAGGGCGCGGATTTCTGTTTGTGCTGCCTTACGGAAGCGGCGCGTAGGTGCGGGTGGGCACCTTGCGGTAGCCGTCGCGCTGCACCACAACGAGGCTGCCGATAGCGGCGGCAACACTCAGGACGGTGATTCCTGCAAAGAATACGAACATGAATCCCAATCCTTTCTGCGGTGGTCGGCAACAGCCGTTGGATACGGTTCAATCCTGCCTGCGCCGACTATTCAGAACAAGCGCATAATTCTTATCCGAATCGGTAGCATGGCTACATGGACGTACGTCGGCTCGAACTGCTGCGCGAACTCGCCGATCGCGGCAGCATTGCCGCCGTTGCCGCGGCGACCCACCGCACCCCGTCCGCGGTTTCGCAGCAGCTGAAGGTGCTCGAGCGCGAGGCCGGGGTGCCGCTGACCGAGCCGGACGGTCGCGGGATCTCACTGACGGATGCCGGCAGGGCGCTGGCGGCGACATCGCCATAGCGCTCGAGCGCGCTCACGCGGTCTGGGACGAATACCGCAACGATGCAACCGGGCAGGTGACGGTCGCAACGTTCCCCACGGCGGGTCAGATGCTCCTCCCCGCGGTGATCTCCACCCTGACCGCCGCACACGGGCCGACCGTCACGCTGGCCGACCGCGACCCGGAGAGCGGCGACTTCCCCGCACTCACCATGGACTTCGACATCGTGCTCGCACATTCGATGCCGGGCACCCGCGCCTGGAGCGGCAAAGGCCTTCGAAACCTCCACCTACTCACCGAACCGCTCGACATCGCCCTGCCCATCGGCCACCGGCTCGCCGGCGTCAGCGAACTCACACCGGAACAACTCGTCGACGAAGCATGGATCGGAGTCCCCATCGGCTATCCCTTCGACGGCCTGATGCACGACATCGAGGTCGCGACCGGCACGCCGCTCAACGTGGTTCAGCGCGTCACAGACAACCGCATCTCGGAAGCCCTCGTCGCCGCCGGGATCGGAATCGGCATCGTGCCCCGGTTCACGGCATCCGGTGCCGAACGCGGCATCGTCACCCGCCCGCTCACCGGAGTGGACGCATCCAGGCACATCGTCGCGCTCATGCGCCCCGAAAAGGCCGAGCGGTTCGCGGTGAGAACCGTGGCCGAGGCTCTCAGAGCCGAAGCGGTCCGACTGCAGAACGCCCACAACCCGGTCGAGGATCCAGCGCCGTACACAACACCCCGCTGGACCTGACGCCAAGCGCCGGCTGCGGTGGCAGCCGGCGCCTGGTACGTCAGTCGTGCTCGGGTCAGTCGTGCTCGGGGAAGCCGAGGTTGAGGCCGCCGTGGCTCGGGTCGAGCCACCGACTCGTGATCGCCTTCTCCTGTGTGAAGAAGTGCACTCCCTGCGGCCCGTACGCCTTGGAGTCCCCGAACAGCGACTCCTTCCACCCGCCGAACGAGTGATACGCAACGGGCACAGGAATCGGCACATTGATACCGACCATGCCGACGGTCACCTCGCGCTGGAATCGCCGTGCGGCGCCACCGTCGTTGGTAAAGATGGCGGTGCCGTTGCCGTACCGGCTGGAGTTGATGATCTCGAGTCCCTCCGCATAGCTCGAGACCCGGACCACACTCAGGACCGGCCCAAAGATCTCGTCGGTGTAGACGGTGGAGCTGAGCGGCACCTTATCGAGCAGCGTTGGACCGAACCAGAAGCCGTCGGCATCACCGTCGACCTCCACGTCGCGCCCGTCGACAACGACCGTTGCTCCGTCTGTGTTCGCAACGTCGAGGTACGACGCGACCTTGTCGCGGTGCGCCTTCGTGATCAACGGCCCCATATCGCACGACCGTCGGCCGTCACCGGTC is part of the Mycetocola zhujimingii genome and encodes:
- the pyrE gene encoding orotate phosphoribosyltransferase, coding for MTDAREQLIKYISAEAVFHGDFTLTSGKKASYYVDLRKVSLDHRVAPLIGQVMIDLIAEVPDVVAVGGMTMGADPVAAAVLHQGAARGLAYDAFVVRKEPKDHGRGKQVEGPDLEGKRVIVLEDTSTTGGSPLAAIEALKKVGAEIAGVAVVVDRNTGAREVIEAAGYPYFAAIGLADLGLE
- a CDS encoding LysR family transcriptional regulator; this encodes MDVRRLELLRELADRGSIAAVAAATHRTPSAVSQQLKVLEREAGVPLTEPDGRGISLTDAGRALAATSP
- a CDS encoding LysR substrate-binding domain-containing protein; this encodes MTVATFPTAGQMLLPAVISTLTAAHGPTVTLADRDPESGDFPALTMDFDIVLAHSMPGTRAWSGKGLRNLHLLTEPLDIALPIGHRLAGVSELTPEQLVDEAWIGVPIGYPFDGLMHDIEVATGTPLNVVQRVTDNRISEALVAAGIGIGIVPRFTASGAERGIVTRPLTGVDASRHIVALMRPEKAERFAVRTVAEALRAEAVRLQNAHNPVEDPAPYTTPRWT